Proteins encoded within one genomic window of Campylobacter lari:
- a CDS encoding cell division ATP-binding protein FtsE, whose amino-acid sequence MIEAKKLCLGYDELVIENASFSLKDNDFVFITGKSGSGKSTLLKSFYGDLEPISGNLKVCNNDLVDISNAELLQLRQKIGIIFQDYRLVQEFSVEKNVMLPLMIKGYSKNVCKEQAAKLLKHVNLTFKADKKPAQLSGGEQQRVAMARALAHNPKLLLCDEPTGNLDEYSSDIIWTLLKSAREILGTCVVVVTHRIPTNLRLDYRRFNIENGRMNEIF is encoded by the coding sequence ATGATAGAAGCCAAAAAGCTTTGTCTTGGTTATGATGAGCTTGTTATAGAAAATGCTAGTTTTTCGCTAAAAGATAATGATTTTGTTTTTATCACAGGAAAAAGTGGTAGCGGAAAATCAACTTTGTTAAAATCTTTTTATGGGGATTTGGAGCCAATAAGTGGAAATTTAAAGGTTTGCAATAATGATTTAGTGGATATTTCTAATGCTGAACTTTTGCAGCTTAGGCAAAAAATAGGAATTATTTTTCAAGATTATCGTTTGGTTCAAGAATTTAGTGTAGAAAAAAATGTAATGTTACCTTTGATGATTAAAGGTTATAGTAAAAATGTATGTAAAGAACAAGCTGCAAAGCTTTTAAAGCATGTAAATTTAACTTTCAAAGCTGATAAAAAGCCAGCTCAACTTTCAGGTGGAGAGCAGCAACGCGTGGCTATGGCAAGAGCCCTAGCACATAATCCAAAATTACTCTTATGCGATGAGCCAACGGGAAATTTAGATGAGTATTCTTCAGATATTATATGGACTTTATTAAAATCAGCTAGAGAAATACTTGGAACTTGTGTGGTAGTTGTCACACATAGAATTCCTACTAATTTAAGACTTGATTATCGTCGTTTTAATATAGAAAATGGGAGAATGAATGAAATCTTTTAA
- a CDS encoding fibronectin type III domain-containing protein has translation MKKLHWIILSSALAFSACSVSSPQIAQVNDTLPKISSIKSISDITSIAFEWEPLYDQNIAGYYIYRANAAGAPMELIVKIKNKFQTHYTDTNLAPNTRYYYSMKTFNELGQVSQDGVSIEAFTNRVIDPVPFVQAIVGLPNRVKIVWRPHPDVRVNSYIIERANMKDMKFKELARIKNRLSAEYIDDSLKPDESFQYRIIALTYDGIKSTPSKIVESTTKALPPMVSNLQASKDAPRKIILTWDKIDYADFAYYKIYSSSTTFLPFSVVAKTSENTYEDVVKGVAEKRYYKVSMVDKDGLESPIASEPVEGITLGAPLAPSIVLCAVEDDGIRVEWIDNDDRAKEYIVKRSGGGSNAVFKEIKSKQLKDITAAPGKVYSYEVIAIDANGIESKASDKFTAVK, from the coding sequence ATGAAAAAACTTCATTGGATTATCTTAAGTTCTGCTTTAGCTTTTAGTGCTTGTAGTGTAAGTTCACCACAAATTGCTCAAGTAAATGATACTTTACCAAAAATATCAAGTATTAAAAGTATAAGTGATATTACAAGTATAGCGTTTGAATGGGAACCTTTGTATGATCAAAATATAGCAGGTTATTATATTTATAGAGCAAATGCAGCTGGTGCACCTATGGAGCTTATAGTAAAAATCAAAAATAAATTTCAAACTCACTATACTGATACAAATTTAGCACCAAATACAAGATATTATTATTCTATGAAAACCTTTAATGAACTTGGACAAGTTTCTCAAGATGGTGTAAGCATAGAAGCTTTTACAAATAGAGTGATTGATCCAGTGCCTTTTGTGCAAGCTATTGTGGGGTTGCCAAATCGTGTAAAAATAGTTTGGAGACCACACCCTGATGTAAGAGTAAATTCATACATCATTGAGCGTGCAAATATGAAAGATATGAAATTTAAAGAATTAGCTAGAATCAAAAATCGCTTAAGTGCTGAATATATAGATGATTCGCTAAAACCTGATGAAAGTTTTCAATATAGAATCATAGCTTTAACTTATGATGGTATTAAAAGCACTCCAAGTAAAATAGTAGAATCAACTACCAAAGCCCTTCCTCCTATGGTAAGTAATTTACAAGCAAGTAAAGACGCACCAAGAAAAATTATTTTAACTTGGGATAAAATTGATTATGCTGATTTTGCTTATTATAAAATTTATTCAAGTTCAACTACTTTTTTACCTTTTAGTGTGGTAGCTAAAACTTCTGAAAATACTTATGAAGATGTGGTTAAAGGTGTGGCTGAAAAAAGATATTATAAAGTTAGTATGGTCGATAAAGATGGCCTAGAAAGTCCTATAGCAAGTGAGCCTGTGGAAGGTATTACCCTAGGAGCACCATTAGCACCAAGTATTGTTTTGTGTGCTGTTGAAGATGATGGTATTAGAGTAGAGTGGATTGATAATGATGATAGAGCTAAAGAATACATAGTTAAAAGAAGTGGTGGTGGAAGTAATGCTGTGTTTAAAGAGATTAAATCTAAACAATTAAAAGATATTACTGCAGCTCCTGGAAAAGTATATAGTTATGAAGTTATTGCTATCGATGCAAATGGCATAGAATCAAAAGCTTCTGATAAATTTACAGCAGTAAAATAA
- a CDS encoding ABC transporter permease: MKSFKNHLSLIFALMVMMFAFEFLIITNKTIEYYEKLLNKDYNIILVGKTHLDKKSIEDQVSHFQSLEILNPNEMIDRLKNDISAKNIEVLKATLPKFYTLKLNKLLSEDELNILKDKLLKNPNITRVETFAKTHTKIYKLLVLVKFLLWFFLFIIILLSFVLLLKQMKIWLFEHTQRVEIMCLLGAPFWFRSFMLYKIVFIDCFIAFLLLVLFFTQVYDLESIKLALQSVDISLPKISIFTHLFLIFLAMLCVCFACVNFVMFKVRK, encoded by the coding sequence ATGAAATCTTTTAAAAATCATCTTTCTTTAATATTTGCTTTAATGGTGATGATGTTTGCTTTTGAGTTTTTGATTATCACAAATAAAACTATTGAATATTATGAAAAACTTTTAAATAAAGATTATAATATCATTTTAGTAGGAAAAACTCACTTAGATAAAAAAAGCATAGAGGATCAAGTAAGTCATTTTCAGTCTTTAGAAATTTTAAATCCAAATGAAATGATAGATAGACTTAAAAATGATATATCAGCTAAAAACATAGAGGTTTTAAAGGCTACATTGCCAAAATTTTATACTTTGAAGCTTAATAAGCTTTTGTCAGAAGATGAGTTAAACATTTTAAAAGATAAACTTTTAAAAAATCCTAACATTACTAGAGTGGAGACTTTTGCAAAAACGCATACAAAAATTTATAAACTTTTAGTTTTAGTGAAATTTTTATTATGGTTTTTCTTGTTTATTATAATATTGCTTAGTTTTGTATTATTGCTTAAACAAATGAAAATTTGGCTTTTCGAGCATACTCAAAGAGTGGAAATCATGTGCTTGCTTGGCGCCCCATTTTGGTTTAGATCTTTTATGCTTTATAAGATAGTTTTTATTGATTGTTTTATAGCATTTTTATTGCTTGTATTATTTTTTACCCAAGTTTATGATCTTGAATCCATTAAACTAGCTTTACAAAGTGTAGATATTAGCTTACCTAAAATAAGTATTTTCACGCATTTATTTTTGATTTTTTTAGCAATGCTTTGTGTTTGTTTTGCTTGTGTGAATTTTGTGATGTTTAAGGTTAGAAAATGA
- a CDS encoding RluA family pseudouridine synthase yields MLKISSLCEERLDVFLSDILKQSRSQVAKLIKENCIYINEKIENKSSKKIKQKDEISIFLPLVKEAKESYTPEFDIEILYEDDDVLVLNKAPNVVVHGASSVKEATLVDWLLHKGYALSNLNGEHRAGLVHRLDKGTSGAIIIAKNNQAHQFLANQLLDKSMGRFYLALSELPLKNDKMSNEKAIMRCPSNRLKKITTNTKNPLVKNAKTDFINLLSAKNCSLIAAKLYTGRTHQIRVHLADFNRYILGDQLYGYKGKIKYNRVMLHAYLIYFIHPRTKELMFVKAPMFDDFYQILKENFTQGEIDEKTSLDYLKFCFSF; encoded by the coding sequence ATGCTAAAAATTTCATCACTTTGTGAAGAAAGATTGGATGTTTTTTTATCAGATATACTTAAGCAAAGTCGTTCGCAAGTTGCTAAATTAATCAAAGAAAACTGCATATATATTAATGAAAAAATAGAAAATAAAAGTTCTAAAAAAATAAAACAAAAAGATGAAATAAGTATTTTTTTACCTTTAGTAAAAGAAGCCAAAGAAAGCTACACGCCTGAGTTTGATATAGAAATTTTATATGAAGATGATGATGTTTTAGTTTTAAACAAAGCTCCTAATGTTGTCGTACATGGTGCAAGTAGTGTTAAAGAAGCGACTTTGGTGGATTGGCTTTTGCATAAGGGCTATGCTTTGTCAAATTTAAATGGAGAACATAGAGCAGGGCTTGTGCATAGACTTGATAAGGGCACAAGTGGAGCTATCATCATAGCTAAAAACAATCAAGCACATCAATTTTTAGCAAATCAGCTTTTGGATAAAAGTATGGGCAGATTTTATCTTGCTTTGAGTGAATTACCTTTGAAAAATGATAAAATGAGTAATGAAAAAGCTATTATGCGTTGTCCTAGCAATAGGCTTAAAAAAATTACTACAAATACTAAAAATCCTTTAGTAAAAAATGCAAAAACAGATTTTATAAATTTATTAAGCGCTAAAAATTGCTCTTTAATAGCTGCTAAATTATACACAGGAAGAACTCATCAAATCAGGGTGCATTTAGCAGATTTTAATCGATATATTTTAGGAGATCAATTATACGGATATAAAGGAAAAATAAAGTATAATAGAGTAATGCTTCATGCGTATTTGATTTATTTTATTCATCCTAGGACTAAAGAGTTGATGTTTGTAAAAGCTCCTATGTTTGATGATTTTTATCAAATTTTAAAAGAAAATTTTACACAAGGAGAGATAGATGAAAAAACTTCATTGGATTATCTTAAGTTCTGCTTTAGCTTTTAG
- a CDS encoding FtsW/RodA/SpoVE family cell cycle protein encodes MIKLDRRILTHFDFVQPLLVLPIIAISFLLIYEANTRLAEKQFIYTLVGFAGFAFFFFLPLRRLMWLIPVLYWINIALLLSVDIFGVEKLGARRWLEIPFTHFTIQPSEIFKPSFILMLAYLIYQNPPPPNGYGLKQFLKLSFYILLPFLLIAGEPDLGTALVLLIVGFGTLFIIGVNYKIWLSIFLAIAIASPIIYSDFLKPYQKQRIHDFLAEEPSYHVKQSIIAIGSGGLSGKKADEATQTHFKFLPISTSDFIFAYLSERFGFIGAVVIILLYTLLIFHLLSLNYKLKDDYFTRVVTNCIALFIFIYVAVNISMTIGFAPVVGIPMPFFSHGGSSFATFMIFFGILQNLITFRYLAIEKAVKIKF; translated from the coding sequence TTGATAAAACTTGATAGAAGAATTTTAACACATTTTGACTTTGTACAACCTCTTTTAGTGTTACCTATCATAGCTATATCTTTTCTTTTAATTTATGAGGCAAATACGCGCTTAGCTGAAAAACAATTTATCTATACTTTAGTGGGTTTTGCAGGATTTGCGTTTTTTTTCTTTTTACCCTTAAGAAGACTAATGTGGCTTATACCTGTGTTATATTGGATTAATATAGCTTTACTTTTAAGTGTGGATATTTTTGGTGTTGAAAAACTTGGAGCTAGAAGATGGCTTGAAATACCTTTTACGCATTTTACCATACAACCTTCTGAAATTTTTAAGCCCTCTTTTATTTTAATGTTAGCTTATTTGATTTATCAAAATCCTCCACCGCCTAATGGCTATGGCTTAAAACAATTTTTAAAGCTAAGTTTTTATATTTTGCTTCCGTTTTTGCTTATAGCAGGAGAACCTGATTTAGGAACAGCTTTAGTGCTTTTAATAGTAGGCTTTGGAACACTTTTTATTATAGGAGTAAATTATAAAATTTGGCTTAGTATTTTTTTAGCTATAGCCATAGCCTCACCTATTATTTATAGTGATTTTTTAAAGCCTTATCAAAAACAAAGAATTCATGATTTCTTAGCTGAAGAACCAAGTTACCATGTAAAACAATCTATCATCGCTATAGGAAGCGGTGGTTTGAGTGGAAAAAAAGCAGATGAAGCTACACAAACACATTTTAAATTTTTACCTATTTCTACGAGTGATTTTATCTTTGCATATTTGTCTGAAAGATTTGGTTTTATCGGTGCAGTTGTAATCATACTACTTTACACCTTGCTCATTTTTCATTTATTGAGTTTAAATTATAAGCTCAAAGATGATTATTTTACAAGAGTGGTGACAAATTGCATTGCTTTATTTATTTTCATATATGTAGCGGTAAATATATCAATGACCATAGGTTTTGCTCCTGTTGTTGGTATACCTATGCCATTTTTTAGTCATGGGGGAAGTTCTTTTGCTACTTTTATGATTTTCTTTGGAATTTTACAAAATTTAATAACCTTTAGATATTTAGCAATAGAAAAAGCGGTAAAAATAAAATTCTAA
- the trmB gene encoding tRNA (guanosine(46)-N7)-methyltransferase TrmB, producing MPNFKCKILKEIQLPFEKDGVEFLWLAKGENVDLLFTRINQEKFFLQIKKDEKNQEWLIKGEKHTKPSQIGYLQKALLVFKENFTQDLVCEAVALKHTRLIQKTPLIANDLKEILEQIKNKKQIYIEIGFGSGRHLLYQARQNPNVLIIGIEIYTPALEQVAKLALSENLNNVLLIETDARLLLSVLESNLVDKIFLHFPVPWDKKPHRRVVGLNFANECARVLKEDGQFELRTDSFLYFDFTLETFLTFSHLKALIKKNENLEISSKYEDRWKRQNKDIYDLIISGFSKSKSLNKNQKFAIEDLKLNTKELACIKKNFKNEVFKGEDFFLHFEKMYIKDEELVIKIAFGAFYKPEHVYIVLNLQKIEFIFEQPFKTKENLKAIEKLREILYSYIK from the coding sequence ATGCCAAATTTTAAGTGTAAAATTTTAAAAGAAATTCAACTTCCTTTTGAAAAAGATGGAGTTGAATTCTTATGGCTTGCTAAAGGTGAAAATGTTGATTTGCTTTTTACGCGTATAAACCAAGAAAAATTTTTTTTACAAATTAAAAAAGATGAAAAAAATCAAGAATGGCTTATAAAGGGTGAAAAACATACTAAGCCTTCACAAATTGGGTATTTGCAAAAGGCTTTACTTGTATTTAAAGAAAATTTTACTCAAGATCTAGTTTGTGAAGCTGTGGCACTAAAACACACAAGGTTAATCCAAAAAACACCTTTAATTGCTAATGATTTAAAAGAAATTTTAGAACAAATAAAAAATAAAAAACAAATTTATATTGAAATAGGTTTTGGAAGTGGTAGACATTTGCTTTATCAAGCTAGGCAAAATCCTAATGTACTGATAATTGGTATAGAAATTTACACTCCTGCATTAGAACAAGTAGCTAAACTTGCTTTAAGTGAAAATTTAAACAATGTTTTATTAATAGAAACTGATGCAAGATTATTATTAAGCGTACTTGAATCTAATCTTGTGGATAAAATCTTTTTGCATTTTCCTGTTCCTTGGGATAAAAAGCCTCACCGTAGAGTAGTGGGGTTAAATTTTGCAAATGAATGCGCTAGGGTTTTAAAAGAAGATGGACAATTTGAACTTAGAACGGATAGTTTTTTGTATTTTGATTTTACTTTGGAGACTTTTTTAACTTTCTCACATTTAAAAGCTTTAATCAAAAAAAATGAAAATTTAGAAATTTCAAGTAAATATGAAGATCGTTGGAAAAGACAAAATAAAGATATATATGATTTAATCATTAGTGGTTTTAGCAAGAGTAAAAGCTTGAATAAAAATCAAAAATTTGCTATTGAGGATTTAAAATTAAATACAAAAGAATTAGCTTGTATAAAAAAGAATTTTAAAAATGAAGTTTTTAAAGGCGAAGATTTTTTCTTGCATTTTGAAAAAATGTATATTAAAGATGAAGAACTTGTTATTAAAATAGCTTTTGGTGCTTTTTATAAACCTGAACATGTTTATATAGTATTAAACTTACAAAAGATAGAATTTATCTTTGAGCAACCTTTTAAAACTAAAGAAAATTTAAAAGCTATAGAAAAATTAAGAGAAATATTGTATTCTTATATTAAATAA
- a CDS encoding murein hydrolase activator EnvC family protein, producing MKKCFLLFLFSFSVLFANEIAQKQKDIKENERIVKQLSKKLEDLASEILDNEKNLKKIASEISTLTSKTSKLEGSVKTQIKALEQLNAQNKDLLQNKNKIEGKIIDLIAKDFAYDLAIPKNYIESEDSIIALELVGVLDKIFKEEFYQISKDYEDVSKKIEEKQRQITTINNNLKVYKDQIDELKNLRKKQEQEIAKQKTDKEIYTRKLSNLQAQQQELRKTLNKLKIIKEKEEEKLAQKKDDQKPNSNIKQVGSSYQTSSVKRYNGPKTIAPLESYTVKQKFGNYIDPIYNIKIYNENVVLKSDSANAAVRNVLDGKVVFAKATPTLKQVVIVENKDGIHTIYAHLDKIAPGVKVGRNIKKGYIIGRVESDLTFEVTQKNFHINPLEMIK from the coding sequence ATGAAAAAATGCTTTTTGCTTTTTTTATTTTCCTTTTCTGTTTTATTTGCAAATGAAATTGCACAAAAGCAAAAAGATATTAAAGAAAATGAACGCATAGTAAAGCAATTATCTAAAAAATTAGAAGATTTAGCTAGTGAAATTTTAGATAATGAGAAAAATTTAAAAAAAATTGCTTCAGAAATTAGCACCTTAACTTCAAAAACTTCTAAACTTGAAGGATCTGTGAAAACTCAAATAAAAGCATTAGAGCAGCTTAATGCACAAAATAAAGATCTTTTGCAAAATAAAAATAAGATCGAAGGAAAAATAATTGATTTAATTGCTAAAGATTTTGCTTATGATTTAGCAATCCCTAAAAATTATATTGAAAGTGAAGATAGTATTATTGCTTTGGAGTTAGTTGGGGTTTTGGATAAAATTTTCAAAGAAGAATTTTATCAAATTTCAAAAGATTATGAAGATGTGAGCAAAAAAATAGAAGAAAAGCAAAGACAAATTACTACAATTAATAATAATTTAAAAGTTTATAAAGATCAAATTGATGAGCTCAAAAACCTTAGAAAAAAACAAGAGCAAGAAATAGCTAAACAAAAAACTGATAAAGAAATTTATACTAGAAAACTTTCTAATTTGCAAGCCCAACAGCAAGAATTAAGAAAAACACTCAATAAATTAAAAATTATCAAAGAAAAAGAAGAAGAAAAATTAGCACAAAAAAAGGATGATCAAAAGCCAAATTCAAACATAAAACAAGTAGGTTCAAGCTATCAAACAAGCAGTGTTAAGCGATATAATGGTCCTAAGACAATAGCTCCTTTAGAATCTTATACAGTAAAGCAAAAATTTGGAAATTATATAGATCCTATTTATAATATTAAGATCTATAATGAAAATGTAGTTTTAAAAAGTGATAGTGCTAATGCTGCGGTAAGAAATGTCTTAGATGGAAAAGTAGTTTTTGCAAAAGCAACTCCAACTTTAAAGCAAGTTGTGATTGTTGAAAATAAAGATGGTATACATACTATTTATGCACATTTAGATAAAATTGCTCCTGGGGTTAAAGTAGGTAGAAATATCAAGAAAGGTTATATTATAGGTAGGGTTGAAAGTGATTTAACTTTTGAAGTAACCCAAAAGAATTTTCATATCAATCCTTTGGAAATGATTAAATAA